One Halobacterium sp. DL1 DNA window includes the following coding sequences:
- a CDS encoding ATPase AAA yields the protein MDVTSARDECDAVLNEVERAVITDREFLETVLVGFLADGHVLLEDVPGTGKTLTARSVATALGLSFQRVQFTPDLLPSDVLGTHVFNEKSREFEFQPGPIFANVVLADEINRAPPKTQAALLEAMEEGQATIDGETMELPKPFFVIATQNPVEQEGTFPLPEAQMDRFVAKAGIGYPDEAGELDLLRRRAGRDTRSPTVEAVLDAERIETMKQAPEEVRVEGGLLQYMVSIARATREDRRVEVGVSPRGTQRMFEAARARAVVKGREYVVPEDVKRLAPNVLAHRIVLTPDAAVENVAKQDVVADVLDSVEVPTVQG from the coding sequence ATGGACGTCACCAGCGCGCGTGACGAGTGCGACGCCGTCCTGAACGAGGTCGAGCGGGCAGTCATCACCGACCGCGAGTTCCTCGAAACGGTCCTCGTCGGCTTCCTGGCCGACGGCCACGTCCTCCTCGAAGACGTCCCGGGCACCGGGAAGACGCTCACCGCCCGGAGCGTCGCCACGGCCCTGGGGCTCTCCTTCCAGCGGGTACAGTTCACCCCGGACCTCCTCCCCTCGGACGTGCTCGGGACGCACGTCTTCAACGAGAAGAGCCGGGAGTTCGAGTTCCAGCCGGGCCCGATCTTCGCGAACGTGGTGCTCGCCGACGAGATCAACCGCGCCCCGCCGAAGACCCAGGCCGCGCTCCTCGAGGCCATGGAGGAGGGGCAGGCGACCATCGACGGGGAGACGATGGAGCTCCCGAAGCCGTTCTTCGTCATCGCGACGCAGAACCCGGTCGAGCAGGAGGGGACGTTCCCGCTCCCGGAGGCACAGATGGACCGCTTCGTGGCGAAGGCGGGCATCGGCTACCCCGACGAGGCCGGCGAACTCGACCTGCTGCGACGGCGCGCGGGCCGCGACACGCGCAGTCCCACGGTCGAAGCCGTACTAGACGCCGAGCGCATCGAGACGATGAAGCAGGCCCCCGAGGAGGTCCGGGTCGAAGGCGGCCTCCTCCAGTACATGGTATCCATCGCGCGGGCGACCCGCGAGGACCGCCGCGTCGAGGTCGGCGTGAGTCCGCGGGGCACCCAGCGCATGTTCGAGGCCGCGCGGGCGCGGGCCGTCGTGAAGGGCCGGGAGTACGTCGTTCCGGAGGACGTGAAGCGACTGGCGCCGAACGTGCTCGCCCACCGCATCGTGCTCACGCCCGACGCCGCCGTCGAGAACGTCGCGAAGCAGGACGTCGTCGCCGACGTCCTCGACAGCGTCGAAGTGCCGACCGTCCAGGGCTAG
- a CDS encoding citramalate synthase (catalyzes condensation of pyruvate and acetyl-CoA to form (R)-citramalate; functions in isoleucine synthesis; belongs to the alpha-IPM synthetase/homocitrate synthase family; it is difficult distinguishing these proteins from enzymes in that family), translated as MDAKFSGTTESADADVSLLDTTLRDGEQAPGVSLTGDQKATVARKLDAAGVAVVEAGSACTSAGERGTIQRVTELGLDATVTSFCRGVQRDVELALDCGVDGVNVVVPASDRHIEGKVGTTREAVLTTTRELVEYATDHGLWVEVIGEDGSRADFGFLERLAEAASEAGADRFCFADTVGHASPEAVREGVARAARHGPVSVHTHDDLGLAMTNALAGVGAGADLVHATVNGIGERAGNVALEEVAIAFDHCYDVDTVDTEQLYDLAATVSEATGVPLPPNKAVSGENAFAHESGIHTDGTLKDDRMYEPYPPEAVGRERRLVLGKHAGRAGVRAALAEHDVEVGDDDLVTVVERVNELGERGKRVTDADLLAIADDVTGRSGDRERRVEVCDLTAASGGGTPTASVRLRVDGEEQTAAGTGSGPVDAAMAAVREALGDVTFHLEDYHVDAITGGTDAVVTVHVTVTRGDRSVSVDASDSDITNASVTAVVDALDRLLPEKATEAVAD; from the coding sequence CTGGACGCGAAATTCTCCGGCACTACTGAATCAGCCGACGCCGACGTATCACTTCTCGACACCACGCTCCGGGACGGCGAGCAAGCCCCCGGCGTGTCGTTGACCGGCGATCAGAAAGCCACAGTCGCCCGCAAACTCGACGCGGCTGGCGTCGCCGTCGTCGAAGCCGGCAGCGCGTGCACGAGCGCTGGCGAACGCGGGACAATCCAGCGGGTCACCGAACTCGGCCTGGACGCGACGGTCACGAGCTTCTGCCGTGGCGTCCAGCGGGACGTCGAACTCGCACTCGACTGCGGCGTCGACGGCGTCAACGTCGTCGTCCCCGCCAGCGACCGCCACATCGAGGGGAAGGTCGGCACGACGCGCGAGGCCGTGCTGACCACGACCCGGGAGCTCGTGGAGTACGCGACCGATCACGGGCTCTGGGTCGAGGTCATCGGCGAGGACGGCTCGCGCGCCGACTTCGGCTTCCTCGAACGGCTCGCCGAGGCCGCCAGCGAGGCCGGCGCCGACCGGTTCTGCTTCGCAGACACCGTCGGCCACGCCAGCCCCGAGGCGGTCCGGGAGGGCGTCGCGCGCGCCGCCAGGCACGGACCGGTGAGCGTGCACACCCACGACGACCTCGGGCTCGCGATGACGAACGCGCTCGCGGGCGTCGGCGCCGGCGCCGACCTCGTCCACGCCACCGTCAACGGCATCGGGGAGCGCGCCGGCAACGTGGCGCTCGAAGAGGTCGCCATCGCGTTCGACCACTGCTACGACGTCGACACCGTGGACACCGAACAGCTCTACGACCTCGCCGCGACCGTCAGCGAGGCGACGGGCGTCCCGCTCCCGCCGAACAAAGCGGTCTCCGGCGAGAACGCCTTCGCCCACGAGTCCGGCATCCACACCGACGGCACGCTGAAGGACGACCGCATGTACGAGCCGTACCCGCCGGAAGCGGTCGGCCGCGAGCGCCGCCTCGTCCTCGGGAAGCACGCCGGGCGCGCGGGCGTGAGAGCCGCGCTCGCCGAACACGACGTCGAGGTCGGCGACGACGACCTCGTCACCGTCGTGGAGCGCGTGAACGAACTCGGCGAGCGCGGGAAGCGCGTCACGGACGCCGACCTGCTCGCCATCGCCGACGACGTCACCGGTCGCTCCGGCGACCGGGAGCGCCGCGTGGAGGTCTGTGACCTCACGGCGGCGAGCGGCGGGGGCACACCCACGGCGTCTGTCCGCCTCCGCGTCGACGGCGAGGAGCAGACCGCCGCCGGCACCGGCAGCGGCCCCGTCGACGCCGCGATGGCCGCCGTCCGTGAGGCGCTCGGCGACGTCACCTTCCACCTCGAGGACTACCACGTCGACGCCATCACGGGTGGCACCGACGCCGTCGTCACCGTCCACGTTACGGTCACGCGCGGCGACCGCTCGGTGTCCGTGGACGCCAGCGACAGCGACATCACAAACGCCAGCGTCACCGCCGTCGTGGACGCGCTGGACAGACTGCTCCCGGAGAAGGCCACGGAAGCCGTCGCGGACTGA
- a CDS encoding peptidase M6 immune inhibitor A — protein sequence MRALLMTAVLVVASLAAGVGTAAAAPAPDANGAPAPAVAPEPTAENNSTDGYRAVEPSQNWTDKPVLETELSADAASTSDSGSASSDGADGMTRQFLTFGPQGYTLTTFELREVGDNVEVWVADDLSWGVPGDRETPSISEAQVEHLADEFDENIYPKESEVFGTPEARNGTENLIGPEGYYNTTKNAGNKTVLLVQNIRDQNYFNPDYPLYIAGYYSPTVQDYSDRNVINVDAYGWSNVTEESPNVGYEGTLAHEYQHLIHADLDADETTWVNEGMSDYAEVVTGYGTPESHLSAYEEMPSNSLTNWEDQGAINVLADYGIAYAWTQYVADRYGQSFVSNLAKEEQNGIASVDATLDEAGAGTDFDGLYQDFSTAVVTDSLGNPPKDRFEFDSVDVGVNTSTDVGTAGVWGTNYRTIDTAEAGPITDVTVSGTNFTETEWSTATDPVTGEGEVLYSGSGNLLNRHAIVEANLSGTENPTLEFDSYQRIESNWDYGFVQVSTDGGETWQSLSNEHTDESAAGGAHPRVQANLPGLTGNTDGWQAQSFDLSAYEGNESVLVSFRYVTDWAVTEPGWWVKDVSVAGESVSTDSVEPFQSLREATGDNVEYQFTFVGVKHNGNYQVKQLDTRTFDDGGERELKQFLHNGNFERVVVASTWAGKSGESGRVPVGVEFQFAHENGNNGNNGNNGNGNGNNGNHGNGNGPH from the coding sequence GTGAGAGCCCTACTCATGACAGCCGTACTCGTAGTCGCATCGCTCGCCGCCGGAGTCGGGACCGCTGCCGCGGCACCGGCCCCGGACGCGAACGGCGCCCCGGCACCGGCAGTGGCGCCGGAGCCGACGGCGGAGAACAACTCGACGGACGGCTACCGCGCGGTCGAACCGTCCCAGAACTGGACCGACAAGCCGGTCCTGGAGACCGAGCTGTCGGCGGACGCCGCGTCGACGTCGGACTCCGGGTCGGCGTCCAGTGACGGCGCGGACGGGATGACCAGGCAGTTCCTCACCTTCGGACCGCAGGGGTACACGCTGACCACCTTCGAACTCCGCGAGGTCGGTGACAACGTGGAGGTCTGGGTCGCGGACGACCTCTCGTGGGGCGTCCCGGGCGACCGCGAGACGCCCTCGATCAGTGAGGCGCAGGTCGAGCACCTCGCCGACGAGTTCGACGAGAACATCTACCCGAAGGAGTCCGAGGTGTTCGGGACGCCCGAGGCGCGCAACGGTACCGAGAACCTGATCGGGCCGGAGGGCTACTACAACACCACGAAGAACGCGGGCAACAAGACGGTGCTGCTGGTCCAGAACATCCGCGACCAGAACTACTTCAACCCGGACTACCCGCTGTACATCGCGGGCTACTACTCGCCGACAGTCCAGGACTACTCCGACCGGAACGTCATCAACGTCGACGCCTACGGCTGGTCGAACGTCACCGAGGAATCGCCGAACGTCGGCTACGAGGGGACGCTGGCCCACGAGTACCAGCACCTCATCCACGCCGACCTCGACGCCGACGAGACGACGTGGGTGAACGAGGGGATGTCCGACTACGCCGAGGTCGTCACGGGCTACGGCACGCCCGAGAGCCACCTCTCGGCGTACGAGGAGATGCCGTCGAACTCCCTGACGAACTGGGAGGACCAGGGCGCCATCAACGTCCTCGCGGACTACGGCATTGCGTACGCCTGGACGCAGTACGTCGCCGACCGCTACGGCCAGTCGTTCGTCAGCAACCTCGCCAAGGAGGAGCAGAACGGCATCGCCAGCGTCGACGCGACCCTCGACGAGGCCGGCGCGGGGACCGACTTCGACGGCCTCTACCAGGACTTCTCGACGGCGGTGGTGACCGACAGCCTCGGGAACCCGCCGAAAGACCGGTTCGAGTTCGATAGCGTCGACGTCGGCGTGAACACGTCCACCGACGTGGGGACGGCGGGCGTCTGGGGGACGAACTACCGCACGATAGACACCGCCGAGGCGGGACCGATCACGGACGTCACCGTCTCCGGCACCAACTTCACGGAGACCGAGTGGTCGACGGCCACCGACCCGGTCACCGGCGAGGGCGAGGTGCTGTACAGCGGGTCGGGTAACCTGCTGAACCGCCACGCAATCGTGGAGGCGAACCTTTCCGGGACGGAGAATCCGACCCTCGAGTTCGACTCCTACCAGCGCATCGAGTCGAACTGGGACTACGGCTTCGTCCAGGTGTCGACCGACGGCGGCGAGACCTGGCAGAGCCTCTCGAACGAGCACACCGACGAGTCGGCGGCCGGCGGCGCCCACCCGCGGGTGCAGGCGAACCTCCCCGGGCTGACCGGGAACACCGACGGCTGGCAGGCCCAGTCCTTCGACCTCTCGGCCTACGAGGGCAACGAGAGCGTGCTCGTCTCCTTCCGATACGTCACCGACTGGGCGGTCACAGAGCCCGGCTGGTGGGTGAAGGACGTCTCCGTCGCGGGCGAGTCCGTCTCGACGGACTCTGTCGAGCCCTTCCAGAGCCTCCGGGAGGCGACCGGTGACAACGTCGAGTACCAGTTCACGTTCGTCGGCGTGAAGCACAACGGCAACTACCAGGTCAAACAACTCGACACCCGGACGTTCGACGACGGCGGTGAGCGTGAACTGAAGCAGTTCCTCCACAACGGCAACTTCGAGCGGGTCGTCGTCGCGAGCACGTGGGCCGGGAAGTCCGGTGAGTCGGGCCGCGTGCCGGTCGGCGTGGAGTTCCAGTTCGCCCACGAGAACGGGAACAACGGCAACAACGGAAACAACGGGAACGGCAACGGAAACAACGGAAACCACGGCAACGGGAACGGGCCCCACTGA
- a CDS encoding glyoxalase gives MNEDTPYHLGHVHLKVRDLDRAVAFYRAVFDLTVNETQGRFAFLTWGDHHHDVALQAVGADAPDAGRGVGLYHAAIEVDSESALGDVYDRLAERDVPVTPVDHGISKALYFSDPAGNGLEAYVDTREEQEQSAWAGENRRFDPAVL, from the coding sequence ATGAACGAGGACACGCCGTACCACCTCGGGCACGTCCACCTCAAGGTCCGGGACCTCGACCGCGCGGTGGCGTTCTACCGCGCGGTGTTCGACCTGACGGTGAACGAGACCCAGGGACGGTTCGCGTTCCTCACGTGGGGCGACCACCACCACGACGTCGCGCTGCAGGCGGTCGGCGCGGACGCCCCCGACGCGGGCCGGGGCGTCGGCCTCTACCACGCCGCCATCGAGGTGGACTCCGAGAGCGCGCTGGGAGACGTCTACGACCGCCTCGCCGAACGGGACGTCCCCGTGACGCCCGTCGACCACGGCATCAGCAAGGCACTCTACTTCTCTGACCCCGCGGGCAACGGGCTGGAGGCATACGTGGACACCCGCGAGGAGCAGGAGCAGTCCGCGTGGGCGGGCGAGAACCGACGCTTCGACCCGGCGGTGCTGTAG